The Streptomyces achromogenes DNA segment GAGCCGCGTCCCGCCTACGACCGCGTCGCCCTCACCTCGTACTTCTCGGGGAAGACGCCCGAGGACCTGTCCCTGACCGACCTGGAGTTCATCGCCGCGCACGGCATCGAGCTGCACGTCGGGGACCCCGCGCAGACCGTCGACCGCGAGGCCCGCCGGGTGACCGCCCGCTCGGGACTGGTCGTCGACTACGACGTCCTCGTGCTGGCCACCGGCTCCTACCCGTTCGTCCCGCCGGTGCCCGGCAAGGACGCCGAGGGCTGCTTCGTCTACCGCACGATCGACGACCTCCTCGCCATCGAGGAGTACGCGAGGACGCGCGCCACGACCGGCGCCGTCGTCGGCGGCGGGCTCCTCGGACTGGAGGCGGCGGGCGCCCTCAAGGGCCTCGGACTCACCTCCCACATCGTGGAGTTCGCGCCCCGGCTGATGCCCGTCCAGGTCGACGCGGGCGGCGGCGCGGCCCTGCTGCGCACCATCGAGGACATGGGCCTGTCCGTGCACACGGGCGTCGGCACCCAGGAGATCCTGGTCGGCGAGGACGGCGCCGTCACCGGCATGAAGCTCTCCGACGGCTCCGAACTCGCCGCCGACATGGTGGTGTTCAGCGCCGGTGTGCGCCCCCGCGACCAGCTCGCCCGCGACTGCGGACTGACGGTCGGCGAGCGCGGCGGCATCACCGTCGACGAGCAGTGCCGCACCGTCGCCGACCCGCACGTCTTCGCGATCGGCGAGTGCGCGCTGGCCGCCGACGGCCGGGTGTACGGCCTGGTCGCGCCGGGCTACGAGCAGGCCGAGACCGCGGCCGCGACGATCGCGGCCGACGAGGCCAGTTTCACCGGCGCCGACCTGTCGACCAAGCTGAAGCTGCTCGGCGTGGACGTGGCGTCCTTCGGCGACGCGCACGGCACCGCCGAGGACTGCCTGGACGTCGTCTACTCCGACTCCCGCTCCGGCCTGTACAAGAAGCTGGTCATCGGCCGTGACGGCACCCTGCTCGGCGGCATCCTGGTCGGCGACGCGGAGGCCTACGGCACCCTGCGGGCGTTCACCGGGTCCGTGCCGCCCGTCTCCCCCGAGTCGCTGGTCCTGCCGGCCGGTTCCGGAGAGGCCGTCCAGCTCGGCCCGTCCGCGCTGCCCGACGAGGCGATCATCTGCTCCTGCCACAACGTGTCCAAGGGCGCCATCCGGGGCGCGGTGACGGAGCACTCCTGCACGACCGTGCCCGAGGTCAAGAAGTGCACCAAGGCCGGCACCGGCTGCGGCAGCTGCGTCAAGGTGCTCGGCCAGCTGGTCACCGCCGAGCTGGAGGCCAGCGGCGTCGAGGTCGACAAGGGCCTGTGCGGCTGCTTCTCGCAGACCCGCGAGGAGCTGTACGAGATCGTCCTCGCCCTGCGCATCAACACCTACCAGGGCCTCCTGGACCGCTACGGCCGCGACGGCGCCCGGGGTGGCGACGGCTGCGACGTCTGCAAGCCCGCGATCGGCTCGATCATCGCGTCCCTCGCCCCGACCATCGGTGCGAGCGGCTACGTCCTGGACGGCGAGCAGGCGGCGCTGCAGGAGACCAACGACCACTTCCTGGCCAACCTGCAGAAGAACGGCTCCTACTCGGTCGTCCCGCGCATCCCCGGCGGCGAGATCACCCCCGAGGGCCTCATCGTGATCGGTGAGATCGCCCGCGACTTCGGCCTCTACACCAAGATCACCGGAGGTCAGCGGATCGACATGTTCGGCGCCCGCGTCGAGCAGCTCCCGCTGATCTGGACCCGGTTGGTCGACGCCGGCTTCGAGTCCGGCCACGCCTACGGCAAGTCCCTGCGCACCGTGAAGTCCTGCGTCGGCCAGACCTGGTGCCGCTACGGCGTCCAGGACTCCGTCCGCATGGCGATCGACCTGGAGCTGCGCTACCGGGGGCTCAGGTCGCCGCACAAGCTCAAGTCGGCGGTGTCGGGCTGTGCCCGCGAGTGCGCCGAGGCCCAGTCGAAGGACTTCGGCGTCATCGCCACCTCCAACGGCTGGAACCTCTACGTCGGCGGCAACGGCGGCGCCACCCCGCGCCACGCCGACCTGCTCGCCCAGGACCTGTCGGACGCCGAACTCGTCCGGCTGATCGACCGGTTCCTGATGTTCTACATCCGCACCGCCGACCGCCTGGAGCGCACCTCGACCTGGCTGGAGCGCATCCCCGGCGGCCTCGACCACGTGCGGGACGTGGTGGTGGAGGACTCGCTCGGCATCTGCGAGGAGCTGGAGTCCCTGATGACGGCGCACGTCGCGCACTACGCCGACGAGTGGGCGACCACCATCAACGACCCCGAGAAGCTGGCCCGGTTCGTGTCCTTCGTGAACGCGCCGGACACCCCCGACCCGGTCGTCGGCTTCGTCCCCGAGCGCGACCAGATCAAGCCCGACCTGCCGCTGCTGACCATCGGCCACCGACCCCTGGAAGGGAGTGCCCAGCGATGACCCTGGCGCCCGAGACCACCGACCTGAAGGTTCAACTCCGGCTGGCGCAGCACGCGGACGAGTGGTTCACGGTCTGCGACCTGAGCCTGCTCGTCCCCGGCCGGGGCGTGGCCGCCCTGCTGCCGGACGGCCGCCAGGTCGCCCTGTTCCGCGACCGCGCCGGCGAGCTGTACGCCGTCGACAATCGCGACCCGTTCAGCGGCGCGGCCGTCCTCTCCCGCGGTCTCACCGGCACCCACCAGGGCCGCCCGTTCGTCGCCTCCCCCCTGCTCAAGCAGCGCTTCGACCTGACCAGCGGCGATTGCCTGGACGACGAGACGGTACGCATCCACACGTACCAGGTCCGCACGGCCTGAGGAAGCGGTCCGGC contains these protein-coding regions:
- the nirB gene encoding nitrite reductase large subunit NirB, producing MTATPEATEATPTIVLVGHGMVGQRFLEALAERGLTATHRVVVLCEEPRPAYDRVALTSYFSGKTPEDLSLTDLEFIAAHGIELHVGDPAQTVDREARRVTARSGLVVDYDVLVLATGSYPFVPPVPGKDAEGCFVYRTIDDLLAIEEYARTRATTGAVVGGGLLGLEAAGALKGLGLTSHIVEFAPRLMPVQVDAGGGAALLRTIEDMGLSVHTGVGTQEILVGEDGAVTGMKLSDGSELAADMVVFSAGVRPRDQLARDCGLTVGERGGITVDEQCRTVADPHVFAIGECALAADGRVYGLVAPGYEQAETAAATIAADEASFTGADLSTKLKLLGVDVASFGDAHGTAEDCLDVVYSDSRSGLYKKLVIGRDGTLLGGILVGDAEAYGTLRAFTGSVPPVSPESLVLPAGSGEAVQLGPSALPDEAIICSCHNVSKGAIRGAVTEHSCTTVPEVKKCTKAGTGCGSCVKVLGQLVTAELEASGVEVDKGLCGCFSQTREELYEIVLALRINTYQGLLDRYGRDGARGGDGCDVCKPAIGSIIASLAPTIGASGYVLDGEQAALQETNDHFLANLQKNGSYSVVPRIPGGEITPEGLIVIGEIARDFGLYTKITGGQRIDMFGARVEQLPLIWTRLVDAGFESGHAYGKSLRTVKSCVGQTWCRYGVQDSVRMAIDLELRYRGLRSPHKLKSAVSGCARECAEAQSKDFGVIATSNGWNLYVGGNGGATPRHADLLAQDLSDAELVRLIDRFLMFYIRTADRLERTSTWLERIPGGLDHVRDVVVEDSLGICEELESLMTAHVAHYADEWATTINDPEKLARFVSFVNAPDTPDPVVGFVPERDQIKPDLPLLTIGHRPLEGSAQR
- the nirD gene encoding nitrite reductase small subunit NirD translates to MTLAPETTDLKVQLRLAQHADEWFTVCDLSLLVPGRGVAALLPDGRQVALFRDRAGELYAVDNRDPFSGAAVLSRGLTGTHQGRPFVASPLLKQRFDLTSGDCLDDETVRIHTYQVRTA